The region AGGTTAGAAGAAAATGaatcattaaaatgcatgttcATTAGTGAAACCTGTGTGCTACAGATCTGGAATACAAACTCACCTTGAGGTTCTCCTGAAGAACAGTGAAGAactcttctctctccaccttGTTGTGGTTGATCCAGGACTCTATGGCCACAGTGGGGTTCTGAGAGGATGGAACACCATCTGTAGAACAGCAATAAGTTCACGGCACAGAACGACCTACATCTCTAATCAGTCCTTCCATGTTgcaaaataaacagtttattgcGAATTATGTGAGTGTCCGCAACATATTTAACCAGCATTTCTGAAACAGAAAAGGCAAAAGAACACTATTATCCCATTTAACACAGACATCACTGCAACATTTAAACAGGCCTCAAGATTTCAACCGATCTTATAACATTTAGCTCATGATATGATTGAATCATTAATTCAAGGCACGTGTTAACGCAGTTCCCCTCTAGACATAGAAGGAGGTTCAACCAATACAGCAGCATGCATGTCCGTACCGAGGACCTCCGAGAGGGACTGCCAGGGTGGAATCAGTTTCACATGGGCAGTAAGGCCTGACCGTAGACCGATAAGTACATAGACAGGGGGGGCTGATCTCAAACCAGCAGTCCTACATGGAGACCTTGGGATACATACGCTCTGACATTAGTGGACGACGGACCCCGGGGGAATCGGACCCCGGGGGAATCAGGTACCTTTGATAATGTCCATGAGGAGACATAGAGGCAGGTTGAGGAACTCATCAGTCTGGTGCAGCTGGACCAGGTGGATCTTAGCACAGTGTTTAGCTGCAGTGTACAACTCCTGGTCACTGTGTCGATCAGCCAGCCACATCACCTGGAGCAGGAAGACCTCATTAAACTGACTGGACCGCAGCACAACCAGGAAGACCTCATTAAACTGACTGGACTGAAGCACAACCAGGAAGACCTCAttaaactgactgactggtcaGAGGTTCACATTGCTCTCCCCCCACTAAAGCGATTTGACAATGCTGCCAGAGACAGTGTGACAGTTACTTTGAGGGATTTATACAAAGGTTAAGGTATACGTCATTAATCCCCTTTAAGAAGACACGCATGCGATCATtcctacaacaacaacaacagtatcCCGTCCAGGAGCCAGCCTGCTCACCTGTAGGCAGTTCTTGACCTCCACAGTGCGGGACAGGAAACGGGAGCATTCTTCGAACAGGGCGGTCAGCTGGTACATGTCTGACATCTCGTATGTGTCCTGCAGCTCCTCCACCCGCAGCTTCACGGTGCCATGGTAGATGTAGTCCACCAGCAGCTGGAAGACGGATGCACTGGAGGGGGAAAAGGAAACACACTTGACTGTCCGACTTGGTGAGAACCCGGCCTTTGAACAGTTTATGGGTttagtgccttgctcaagggcacagcTCCAGGGCCCAGTTTCTTTCAGTCAGGATTTTGGTTCCCGGATATTGCAAAGTTTCAGTGCAGACAAATGTCTGCAAATAGAACCCGAATCCCGATTTGAGTCAATGATTCACCTGTGCTATTGATTCCAATGCAATGCTTCTAACCCTAGAGGGAAACCCTTGGGAAGCCAGGTCAGCTGTTATGCCGAGGGGCTCAAACCAGCACATTCCCGGCTCCCGGCCTGCCTCCCCCGTGCCTGGAGCACCTACCTGACGTCCTTCAGGTCGATGCTGCGCGTGTGAGCCTCTCTCAGGTTGGATGTGAACATGGACCTGAAGAAGCTGCTTTGGGCGGAGAGGACCAGTCGGTGCAGCTGAAACTCCttcccctccaccaccaccgTCACGTCAGCAAACAGCCCGTCCTGGACGCGGGGGATATGAAATGGAGGCGCTGTCAGTGGTGTTGTCACCACCCCTGAGTCATTTTGCAATAAGAAACACATCAGTAATGTAATATTAGGGGGGTAGGTCTCCCAAGCCCTTTCTTAATTCCTATTGAGCATCATCTCCCCTTGCCTCCTCCCCAAAAACTCTTGACGAGGCTCTTAAAGGAGAGACTGAGGACCCGGTAAAGTTGAGAAGCAAATGTGTAGACAGGACgggaggggtcaggggtcattgTTTGAGACAGAGCCCTTGCCTGGAGACACAGGTCCATGATGCTCTGCACCACGCGGCTGGAGTGGGAATGGTCCGTAAAGGTGTAACCCAGGAAGTAGTTCTCCTCTGCCACTAAGGAGCCCCCTCCTACACACTGCCCCCCCGCCCTGGGTCTGTCCCCAGCCTCACCAGACTCCATCACAAAAGCACAACTGTGTACAAAGAAACACTGGGTTAGTTATCATTCACCAAGACAGTGAGTAGTGTTTTTCAAATTCCAATGTTGACAACACTATAAAACAAACTAAACCAATTAAAGGAAATAAATCAACATGGTGTCTCAGTAAATTTTTGGGACATAATGAACCCCCAGAATAGCTTCAATGTGCCTTAGCATAGATTCTACGAGTATCTGGAACTCTACTGTAGGGATGGagcaccattcttccaaaagatattcccttgTTTGGTGTTTTGAAGATGGTGGTCGAGAGTGCTTTGTTCGTGCCCTGTGAATTtgggcattgtcatcctggaagagacccaataatGAACAAAATCGAGGTCAACTGGGTCTGCTCAGTGTTTTTATGCATGCCACAGAGAATGATAGGATGATAATTGCATAACGGTATCACGCAGTACTCCTGTATCGAAGCATCTGCATatgttatgttcctccactcatttagtcaggtttttctttcaaattgtcacccgtctgtataAAAAGCTGAATTCAGACTTCTATCTATCTATTCACAACATGCTGTTTCATATTGTTTCTGTGTGAATGGAAATGGTTTTAAGTGTTCAATAAACGTCCACCAACAGTGGTTTTTAACCTTATACATGCATTGCTATCATGCTCATTCACTGACTGTCAGTCTGATAGCTAGCTTCATCCATCATAGCGCTAACGTTTTTCAGACACCAGTCGCACCACAGAAATACAGTGATCAGATGCCAAGTTGGAAAACAGAGTTCAATCAGTATGATACCTCTCTTCTCGTTATTAACATGTCCTTTTGTAACTAGTAAAGCACATAAGCCTACCTTTCACCCAATACTACTTTATCATACGGAAAACCGCGAACTATTCACCGGAAGTAAACAAACGTATTTATTTTTAGCCAACCTATTCTGTGGCCAGCGATAGATACCACGGGCTGCTGCCGCTGAGTGGTAGAGATATGTCACTGCAATATCCTTCTCGCGATTAACTCCTTTAACAAAACATCTTAccgaaaaaaaaaatgtacagcaCACTTGTTGAATGGTCCAGGATATGATATTCGCTGCAGAATTGTTTATTGTAGGCCTACTTGCTGCAACCTAAATCTGCGCACCCAACGTGTCCAGGAGAAGCTTAAATAGTGTCGTGCTTTGAACCTACGAGCCAACTGGCCCTGGAGTGTTTTTCCTAGTAGAAGGAATGTACGGCATTCTAGCCTTGACTTACTGGCTATCAGAGTggggttttattttattcttcgAGGCTAAGGAACTAAAGACAGAGGTGGTGAAATGCAACAAGTGTTACAAGTTCATGAAAATATAATGGTGTCAAAACCTGTACTTGGACTCTTTTTCTGGGTCACTCTGGGGACTTTATGTTTTCAGGATCTTTTAGAAGGTGAGTTATTCTCAAACTAAGTTGATTTTGGGGCTATTCTTTGTCTCTGATGAAATGCATTGAAGATCAATTAGAAAACAGTACATAAAGGAAGGTTTGCATGTAATGTAATACTACAACAGGTTCTTTTGGATGTTGATTTAAATTCTATGTCAGTGTttctggagattttttttttttttgcatagctAATCAATTTTTTCCTCAGGTGTGTCTGGTGCCATTCATGGCGGCCTTGCTTCCCAGGGCTTGGACCAATCCATTAATGATGCAAACCTGATGTTTGAGGTAGCTTTTGTCTAACCTGGTCCCAGATCAGTTACCCTGCCAACTACTATGTTTATTGCTATTTCTCAgagacaatggccctcatttatcaaaagtgcgtacaccaaatttccagcgtacacctggcgtacacccaaaaccacggtgactttgagatttatcaatatggacgttggcgtactgcactctcaaatcctacgccagctcaggaggtggtgtacgcacgttttgagttagtgcggaaatgcgcatgttgagttatatgttctcatcatttatgttatattatgttgtttaattatgatactgactgttgtatacccaaaattgtgcaagagttaattgtgcgcatgtgtgaagagacgggacttttattttgacctgtctcaagtaaaaaatgtgtagccgtatactcagcccctgctgcagttccctcgtgcactgatgttatgccagtgcagagatgtaaactgaaaataaaacagtattaatagttatatttggagtgatctttggtggatggatgacaacaaaatattgcacatggacatggcggagagaaatgaaaccttaacagcgcagaaaagaaaatcctaacgcactgacaaactaaaagatgtgatatattatgacctactgtaaaaaaaacaacaacataattacaaacttcaatgtttattttgtgcaacatggacttcaaagtttaatttgtgtgactttaccaaagcatttgacttatatgtattccttcagatgcgagtctgtgcgctttacatgaagtttcagggttaggcccggcagttgcgcatggactgggttcagtaataaaaggctttgaattaccaaaatataatttagactgacaaaataataaaaatgacattcttcttcttttagacaataatagaaataataataataacgacattcttctttaaataacaataaacgtcattgataaatatcatgaaataataagacgaatattacaaattgtcatgcagttatttaTGTGAATGAagggtactccacatcacatcatcttttattccgctttttaaactgccaaatgaaacaattttatttctttctacctccctggtgatcgtctcaatctccacgtcagagaagtttctcttttttgccgtcttccgtgtgtccatggcgtaaaatgagggcgtgggggaagcggagacttgaatatataggggcgtgttattctaatgacgatcgttttcatccgcggcatttatcaagggaaggtattgcgtacacctggattttaaaggtacgcacagtttcataaatcaggcgatgagaggagtgtaagcaaaatcttacgccaacatatacgcccgtttctacgcaagaatgatataTGAGGgccaatggccctcatttatcaaaagtgcgtacaccaactTTCCAGCGTACatctggcgtacacccaaaaccatggtgactttgagatttatcaatatggacgttggcgtacggcactctcaaatcctacgccagctcaggaggtggtgtacacacgttttgagttagtgcggaaatgcgcagaaaagaaattcctaacgcactgacaaactaaaatatatgatatattatgacccactgtaaaaaaaaacacaacataataattacaaacttcagtgtttatttttgtgcaacatggacttcaatgtttaatttgtgtgactttaccaaagcatttgatttatatgtattccttcagatgcgagcctgtgcgctttacatgacgtttcagggttaggcctgGCAgatgcgcacggactgggttcagtaataaaaggcttttaatgaccaaaatataattcagactgacaaaataataaaaatgacattgttcttttaaataataataataataataattatagaaataataataataacgacattcttcttctaaataacaataaacgtcattaataataaatataataaaataataagacgaatattacgaattgtcatgcaattattaatgtgaatgaatggtactccacatcatcttttattccgctttttaaactgccaaataaaacaatttgatttctttctacctccctggtgatcgtctcaatctccacgtcagagaagtttctcttttttgccgtcttccgtgtgtccatggcgtaaaatgagggcgtgggggaagcagagacttgaatatataggggcgtgttattctaatgacgatcgttttcagccgcggcatttatcaagggcaggtattgcgtacacctggattttaaaggtacgcacagcttcataaatcaggcggtgagagcagtgtaagcaaaatcttacgccagcatatacgcccgtttctacgcaagaatgataaatgagggccattgaccGTACAATCTTCCACTGTGCAagcagatctaggatcaggccAAATGACGTTGAGCATAACTCTTAGAATCTTCCTCTCACACTTCAGTCAAGTCAGATCCCTCCTGAACGTCTTATATTGTTGTGTTTTTACTATGAACCCTCATTTGTCTGATCAGTAGATTATTTACACCCATACAGTCCTTATTGAGGGGAATAAAGATCGACAAAGACAACAACATCTACCTGCTGGACCTGGAGATGGCATCTATGAGGCAGGGACGGGCTTTTCTGGCTCGGATCAACGACAACATCCCCAAAACTCTCCCTTCCATGGACCAGATGGTGAAGGCTCTGGAGGACCAGACACTCACACTCCGTCTGGCTGCATCCCAGTTTGAGAGCCTCGTCCTGGGCATGGTGTACTCTGCTCACCAGGCTAAGCTCCAGGAGAGGGACGAGGACCAGGAGAAATGGAGTGATGTTATGTTCCGCCTGGCTAATATTACTATAAGCGAGCTGCGAAGACCAGATCCCATCACAACAAACATTTAGATTTCAAAACATATTCTTAATTAGCCTGGGACTACATCTCTTCAAATAATGTCTTGCTAAATACCATGAGTCTAGAAGACAGGAGTTGACAAAACGAGAGGTCTGGGTCCAGGCTAACTGTTCATCAACTAAGAAAGAAACAATAACCAGTCAAGTTCAATAGTTTATAGTTGTGTACtttttttacagtttacaaAAGTGTGAACACATTAACAATTTAACCCAGttagaaaaatagaaaaccTAACCTGTATCTTTGAGACACTATGGAATGTTACAGTGACTGACCTGCAAACGGGTCTATGTGGTGTCCCTGTACAGTATAGCCACTGACATACATTATAACGTGTCTATGTGGTGTCCCTGTAGAGTATAACCACTGACATACATTATATGTGTCTATGTGGTGTCCCTGTACAGTATAACCACTGACATACATTATAACGTGTCTATGCGGTGTCCCTGTACAGTATAACCACTGACATACATTATAACGTGTCTATGCGGTGTCCCTGTACAGTATAACCACTGACATACATTATAACGTGTCTATGCGGTGTCCCTGTACAGTATAACCACTGACATTCATTATAATGCTTCAATAAAAAACCTGATTTGAACCACAACAAGATTCCCTGTAACTGCTACAGTGTGTACATACGTACATTTACAAAAGGCACCTCTGTACAACCCTGTCATGGGCATGCAGTAACAATTCTGGCATCACAAACAACATCCCACATCTACCCGGATCATTTCTTTTTGCCCTTCCGTGTCTTGCTGTCATCATTACCACCCCTGGAGGGCGCTGCTCTGGCCCGGGTCCCTGAGGAGGACGACTCTTCCAGGAAAGCCAGCTTCTTCTTCAGTTTCCCAATGTTGTCCTCAtcctccccctgcctctccccTCTGCCGGCCCCACCCATTCTTCTGTGCTGGCTTCTGGAGCtggctctccctctccctctccctctgccaggCTGAACGTCTTCCTGTTGGGCCTGTCCTGCCAGCTGCTTATGACCCAATGTTTCCTCTCTGTTCCACACTAGAATATTCACTCCTGGGGCGGAACAAAAACGTTATTGCTTCTGTGCCTAATTGGCACACTTttctctatgtagtgcactactttagccTACAGGACACTACtttagcaccctattccctacaggaCACTGCtttagcaccctattccctacaggaCACTGCtttagcaccctattccctacaggaCACTGCTTtagtaccctattccctacaggaCACTGCtttagcaccctattccctacaggaCACTGCtttagcaccctattccctacaggaCACTGCtttagcaccctattccctacaggaCACTGCtttagcaccctattccctacaggaCACTGCtttagcaccctattccctacaggaCACTGCtttagcaccctattccctacaggaCACTGCtttagcaccctattccctacaggaCACTACtttagcaccctattccctacaggaCACTACtttagcaccctattccctacaggaCACTACtttagcaccctattccctacaggaCACTACtttagcaccctattccctacaggaCACTACtttagcaccctattccctacaggaCACTGCtttagcaccctattccctacaggaCACTGCtttagcaccctattccctacaggaCACTGCtttagcaccctattccctacaggaCACTGCtttagcaccctattccctacaggaCACTGCtttagcaccctattccctacaggaCACTGCtttagcaccctattccctacaggaCACTGCtttagcaccctattccctacaggaCACTACTTTCGACCAGGGCACATGTTGAACGcagatgttaaaaaaaaacattgtaaagtTTCCAGCTGAAAACACCACTATCTCCGTTCTAACATTTTGTCCGAGTTATAAGATATGGTGGAATGTAACAGTACTGTGAGAACTCACCCATTCCAGACCCCAACACATCACCCATCGGACTGAACTTGTTGACCTGGAACAGAAGGTGTAAAAAGGTTTCTTAGTGATGAAGGGCGGAGAAAAAGTAAAACAGAGTCCTTACGCAGAAATACACTGTTACAAACACTCTAACCCACATTAAACCATCCTTCAAGCATGACAGTCAATTAATAAAGataaacagtttaaaaaaaaaaaaaaaaaaaaaaaatcaggttTCCACAGGGAGGAGAAAAAGCTAGAGATATTTCAAAAATAAccttcaaaaacaaaagacaaactgTTTAATGTTGGTGGTTTAAAACGTGTGCTCACAGACACGATGCCAGTTGCATTGTGGTCCAGCAGCTGGCAGGCCACTTCGCCTGTATTGGCGTCGTAAACATCAATGGTCCGAAGGTCACCAGGACACACCCTCTCATCAGGGTAGCGGCCAACCACGATCAGGTCATACATGGGGTGCCAGGTGGCCTGCAAACACAACCGGCTGATGAAGACACttatgacaacacacacacacagacctgacGTTTCCCCTAATCCCTAATCCCAACATCCATAACCCATATCCATAGACCTAACCTGGTTGtaacacctaaacctaaccactaacGCCAACACCTAAAAACAAACCTAAATTCTAACGCTCACCAACGTGTTTACCTCAAACCTAACACTCTAACCGGACAGTCCCTCACCTTGATAGGTGTGAGGTGCTGAAACTGCCTGTGTGGGTGCTGGATGATCTGCTGAGGCGTCGACCAATCAGATGAGGAGTACACCCTGATCTGGTCATATTGGTCTGTGGTCAGGAGCTTGGAACAGTCCACTGGGTTGAAAAAGGCTGGATGTAAAGGGGCAAGTGGAGATGTGGAGGACACAGAGAGTGTCACATGGTGTTAATAACGTTATATTTAAGCGATAATTCACCCTGATATCTGGCTAATGCTGTTCATGGGCACGATGAATTGCagactgattggctgacagcagTGCTATTTCGTATCGTTGCACACCACAATAATGACATCACATCGTTTTGTACTGCGTCATATAACGGAGTTGTTAACTGGTTTATTATAGCAACAAGGCAGTTaaggggtttgtgatatattgccagtATACCATGTGGCTAAGCGTTGCGTCCAAGAACTGTTGGAAGAAAAACGCACAAAAATATTTCCTGATTCTTAGCTTATTCCACAGAGAAATCCTAAAATGGACTGACAATATTATTAGTACCTTCTAGTAGTAGTTAGAATACATTGAGATTTTAAGTGATTCTCCTTTACATTGGAATTGAACTCACCTGTGCTAAAGACAATTGGGAGTTATTTGAAGCTCAAGTGTGACAATATATTTGGCCATGACTGAAGGACATTCTCTCACAGGTTCACAGAATTCACAGTTGGGTTTGTCTCAATCCAAAGACGTCTGCCTTCATCTGCCTACCTGCGTTAAAAAGGCTTGCCTGATGCCTCATCCTGAATTAATTTCTGCTACTTTTTCAATCACTACATGCAAAGAAAGTCAGTATGCCTGGAACAATTAGGATTGGTTTAGAAATAGAAACTGTCCTGGGATCTCGGGCTGTGGCGGTGCGCCAGGTCAACTCTCACAGCGGTCCTCTGAAAGTACCTGAGTTAACAGCTTTGTCGTGCATCATCTCGTGGAGGTAGCTGTTCTTGTCCTTCATCTTCCTCAAGTCCCAAAGCTTGACAGTGTGGTCGACAGACGCTGTCGCCAAAAGCCAATCACAGCGTGGGTTGAATTCACCATGCGTCACTTTGGCCTTGTGCAACTTCTCATTGAAGATCTATGAGGCAAGAGGGTTAGACAGTTATACAGAATAAATACACTGAATTAATACATCTTATTGTAATATCACATGTTATTATAGTTGCCTTGGagtgaataaatacatgttattatAGTTGTAAAATGTAACCAACGATACTGACAATGAGGCCATGTCTCCCTGTCATCTCCTAAGACAGGTTCCTACCTTTATTCACAATGAGGACTGGCGACACCCATTTCAGTCAAAGCCCTACATACTGTGGTGTATATCCTAGCACTCTGTGTTGTACTATACCTCCTGGCCATCAATGCCCAGAAGGGAAACTCGTCCCATGTTGTCTCCTGCCAGCAGCATCTGTCTGCTCAGGGACACATCCACACAGCAATACCACAGGCTGCAACAGAAAAACGTTATGACTAGGACAGTACTTTATGACTAGGACAGTGCTTTATGACTAGGACCGTGCTTTATGACTAGGACCGTGCTTTATGACTAGGACCGTGCTTTATGACTAGGACCGTGCTTTATGACTAGGACCGTGCTTTATGACAAGGACCGTGCTTTATGACAAGGACCGTGCTTTATGACTAGGACCGTGCTTTATGACTAGGACCGTGTTTTATGACTAGGACCGTGTTTTATGACTAAGTCTGTTCCTATAACATTATCAGAGGGGGCGTGTCACAACGTTGCCATCAAAAACGATGCTGTTGTGTCCAATAAATCACTGAGctcaaacagaaagacagaatgtaTTTTACAGCTGACAGTCAACTCCTCTACTAACCTTTCTGGAATAACCTTTATGATGGTACAAGGCTGAAGGAGGAATAGAGTTTATAATTGCACCATCACCTCTCCCCCTGGAGACTGAGGGCTCAGCTGTTAGTTCTGTCATTCAGTTCCTAGACACAATAATCCCCCACAACCTCAGGTGGGAGGATACGTCTCTGTGATCACCATGACGATGCACCAACGGAGGTACACCTTCCAACTAATACCTCTGATTAAAACCAGACCAATCACAAAACATCCCTGACTGTTCATTACACATAACTAACCAATCACTACACAGGCCTGACCAATCACTACACATCCCTGACGATTCACTACACATCCCTGACCAATCACTACACATCCCTGACGATTCACTACACAT is a window of Esox lucius isolate fEsoLuc1 chromosome 19, fEsoLuc1.pri, whole genome shotgun sequence DNA encoding:
- the LOC105029686 gene encoding protein FAM180A; amino-acid sequence: MQQVLQVHENIMVSKPVLGLFFWVTLGTLCFQDLLEGVSGAIHGGLASQGLDQSINDANLMFESLLRGIKIDKDNNIYLLDLEMASMRQGRAFLARINDNIPKTLPSMDQMVKALEDQTLTLRLAASQFESLVLGMVYSAHQAKLQERDEDQEKWSDVMFRLANITISELRRPDPITTNI
- the ddb2 gene encoding DNA damage-binding protein 2 isoform X1, whose protein sequence is MAQPKKSLSEASKSKETLRKTYGETSGAKGRNPPKTLRQKLDRKTKMKTVIKSTSVLKQSGPGSILHYIYHSTLGQSLHSQMRRCLQEPLVRSLSSYKLHRTLSPFDRRVTCLEWHPTRPNTLGVGSKGGDIILWDFSMLSQASFIQGKGAGDFIGGMKFSPTDPSKVFLASGDGTLTLQNFDGHPPTVLSRVQDCGHDHHNVCLWYCCVDVSLSRQMLLAGDNMGRVSLLGIDGQEIFNEKLHKAKVTHGEFNPRCDWLLATASVDHTVKLWDLRKMKDKNSYLHEMMHDKAVNSAFFNPVDCSKLLTTDQYDQIRVYSSSDWSTPQQIIQHPHRQFQHLTPIKATWHPMYDLIVVGRYPDERVCPGDLRTIDVYDANTGEVACQLLDHNATGIVSVNKFSPMGDVLGSGMGVNILVWNREETLGHKQLAGQAQQEDVQPGRGRGRGRASSRSQHRRMGGAGRGERQGEDEDNIGKLKKKLAFLEESSSSGTRARAAPSRGGNDDSKTRKGKKK
- the ddb2 gene encoding DNA damage-binding protein 2 isoform X2, with the protein product MAQPKKSLSEASKSKETLRKTYGETSGAKGRNPPKTLRQKLDRKTKMKTVIKSTSVLKQSGPGSILHYIYHSTLGQSLHSQMRRKGAGDFIGGMKFSPTDPSKVFLASGDGTLTLQNFDGHPPTVLSRVQDCGHDHHNVCLWYCCVDVSLSRQMLLAGDNMGRVSLLGIDGQEIFNEKLHKAKVTHGEFNPRCDWLLATASVDHTVKLWDLRKMKDKNSYLHEMMHDKAVNSAFFNPVDCSKLLTTDQYDQIRVYSSSDWSTPQQIIQHPHRQFQHLTPIKATWHPMYDLIVVGRYPDERVCPGDLRTIDVYDANTGEVACQLLDHNATGIVSVNKFSPMGDVLGSGMGVNILVWNREETLGHKQLAGQAQQEDVQPGRGRGRGRASSRSQHRRMGGAGRGERQGEDEDNIGKLKKKLAFLEESSSSGTRARAAPSRGGNDDSKTRKGKKK